The genomic DNA CGTCAGGTAGGCAGGGGCATGGCGAGGTTCCAAGCGTACGATTTTGTGCGGATCGTGTCGCTACCCTAACTCCGCCAAGTGCGTCAAACTCGCCGAGCGGCTCATTGAAATCGAAGCGCTCGAAGAGGGAAGGCCGAACCTTCTTTGCCACGGAGGGAAAACAGCGTGATGCCGGTTCCTCGTTCCGTTGCTCCCGCGAGGCCAGGTCCGGGGAAGAGAGCCGATCTGTTTTCCTGAAGAGGAGGAACCTGCGTGCAGCCCGCCTCACAGCATTTCGAGCGGCGTGGCCCGCGTCGGCGGCGGAAACGCCCGGTCGAGCGCGGCGAGGTCGTCCGCCGTCAGGCGCACGTCCAGCGCGGCCCGGTTGTCCTGAACATGCGCCGTCGTCCCCGCCTTGGGAATGGCAATGACGCCCCCTTGCCGCAGCACCCACGCGAGGGCGACCTGCGCGGGCGTGGCCCCGTGGTCGCGGGCGATCTCTTCCAGAGCGGGGTGGCCCAGCAGGCGGCCCTGCTCGACGGGCGAGTAGGCCATGACGGGCACGCCACGTTCCCGGCACCACGGCAGCAGGTCATATTCCACGCCCCGGCGGGTCAGGTTGTAGAGCACCTGATCCGTCGCGGCGGCCTCGCCTCCGGGCAGCGCCGCGAGTTCCTGCATGTCGGCCGGGTCGAAGTTGCTCACGCCCCACTCAAGGATGAGGCCCGCCCGCTGGAGGTCCTCGAAGGCGGCCAGCGTTTCTTCCAGCGGCGTCCGCCCGCGCCAGTGCAGCAGGTAG from Deinococcus sp. HSC-46F16 includes the following:
- a CDS encoding aldo/keto reductase, producing the protein MTTPVPTTPLPSGVRVPVLGQGTWHMGEDPRRRANEIAALRAGLDLGLTLIDTAEMYGNGAAEELVAEVVEGRRDEVFLVSKVLPSNASRQGVLRACERSLRRLGTDHLDLYLLHWRGRTPLEETLAAFEDLQRAGLILEWGVSNFDPADMQELAALPGGEAAATDQVLYNLTRRGVEYDLLPWCRERGVPVMAYSPVEQGRLLGHPALEEIARDHGATPAQVALAWVLRQGGVIAIPKAGTTAHVQDNRAALDVRLTADDLAALDRAFPPPTRATPLEML